The following proteins are co-located in the Paludibaculum fermentans genome:
- a CDS encoding sensor histidine kinase: MLSRTFLLLMLCLRAWGDSRTIAQFVHRGWTAKDGAPTNVMAITQTADGFLWLASSQGLYRFDGVEFERYAPLGQPLPSASVYSLLAGPKGDLWVGSAVAGLSHIHNGTNRNYLAADGLPEGAVLGLAQDRQGIMWAATQQGLAKLIGEKWQKVGAESGFEGTPISLHLSPDGTFWVASVNAVFALPPGASSFQRRLSDTRFVMNMQESPGGVLWMAETGLAVRPMPSPGRDPRISLGSMRLLFDQEGSLWIPTLGDGLRRIRYPDRLIREKVGKTSDQLETFTAKDGLSADYAPTIYQDREGNIWVGTSAGLDRFSKGIVVPVPVPGTLTRTTMAPGEGNDVWVGGLSVASGRIHENKWMPEPSRVTAFVIAPDPHGGTWWAADVAGFREVHGQFTFFRYPPAFARNAEAVRMAADHSGSLWIAGEPGIFVRRDGIWSAFDPPAGIAGKHPTLIYADPGGRLWFGFKESTILMLDGAAQSVFSGSDGLRVGAVLAIFARGAGAWIAGSKGLQWFDGNRLRDVGPAEGGPFGSVSGVVEEPNGALWLNEYRGIIRIAPAAVAQLKAGAATAEYSVLDSYDGLPGATQQSQPYPTLIRSNDGKLWFGSSAGPVTVDPNDMPRNPLPPPVTVRSVVANGKRYDSFANLRLPALTRDLDISYTALSFTVPERVRFRYRLDGLDNSWREAGTRRRAFYTNLGPGEYQFRVRACNNDGVWSEADTVAAFRIDAAFYQTAWFQVLSYATGLALLWLLYRLRLRQATAEVQSRLEGRTAERERIARELHDTLLQSFQGLMLRLQLVEDLLPPGKAKEQLEQSLQRADQAIAEGRRAVSELRFSAVAGNDLAEALRLAARELIGEHPVKFGLLVEGSVRDLHPIIRDELYRIGCEALRNAFRHAQARKIEAEITYGDRLFRLRIRDDGAGIPADFLSGGRSGHYGLTGMRERARQAGGNLEIWSGDGRGTEVEVSIPGAIAYRSSSDGSRFKQFRKITR, encoded by the coding sequence ATGCTGAGCCGGACATTCCTGCTGCTCATGCTGTGCCTACGCGCCTGGGGCGATAGCCGCACCATCGCGCAGTTTGTCCACAGGGGCTGGACAGCGAAGGATGGCGCTCCCACGAATGTCATGGCGATCACGCAGACCGCGGACGGGTTTCTGTGGTTGGCCAGCAGCCAGGGGCTCTACCGTTTCGATGGCGTCGAATTTGAACGCTATGCGCCGCTCGGCCAACCGCTTCCGTCCGCGTCGGTCTACTCCCTGCTTGCCGGCCCCAAGGGTGACCTGTGGGTGGGTTCCGCTGTCGCCGGACTCAGCCACATCCACAATGGAACCAATCGGAACTACCTGGCGGCGGACGGACTCCCGGAGGGGGCGGTCTTAGGCCTCGCCCAGGATCGTCAGGGAATTATGTGGGCGGCCACTCAACAGGGTCTTGCCAAGCTCATTGGCGAAAAGTGGCAGAAGGTCGGCGCGGAATCGGGGTTTGAAGGAACTCCCATCAGCTTGCATCTCAGTCCTGACGGTACTTTCTGGGTGGCCTCCGTGAATGCCGTCTTTGCGCTCCCGCCGGGCGCCTCATCTTTTCAACGGCGGCTCAGCGACACGCGCTTCGTGATGAACATGCAGGAATCTCCGGGCGGCGTCCTGTGGATGGCGGAAACAGGCCTCGCGGTCAGGCCCATGCCCTCGCCTGGAAGGGACCCGCGGATCTCGCTGGGATCCATGCGCCTCCTGTTCGACCAGGAGGGCAGCCTTTGGATTCCAACCCTGGGCGACGGGTTGCGTCGCATCCGGTATCCCGACCGCTTGATTCGCGAGAAAGTCGGCAAGACCAGCGACCAACTCGAGACCTTCACGGCCAAAGACGGACTGAGCGCCGACTATGCACCGACCATCTACCAGGACCGCGAAGGGAATATCTGGGTAGGGACATCTGCCGGCCTCGATCGCTTCAGTAAAGGGATAGTGGTTCCCGTCCCTGTGCCCGGGACCCTGACGCGCACAACCATGGCGCCCGGTGAAGGGAATGATGTCTGGGTGGGCGGCCTGAGCGTCGCCAGCGGACGAATTCACGAGAACAAATGGATGCCCGAGCCCTCAAGAGTGACGGCTTTCGTCATCGCTCCAGACCCCCATGGCGGCACATGGTGGGCCGCGGACGTCGCTGGTTTCCGGGAGGTGCACGGCCAATTCACATTCTTCAGATATCCTCCGGCTTTCGCTCGCAACGCCGAGGCCGTTCGAATGGCGGCCGATCATTCGGGATCCCTGTGGATTGCCGGCGAGCCCGGTATTTTCGTCCGCAGGGACGGAATCTGGAGCGCCTTCGATCCGCCCGCCGGGATTGCCGGAAAGCATCCCACTCTCATCTACGCGGACCCAGGCGGCCGCCTATGGTTCGGCTTCAAAGAGAGCACTATTCTGATGCTCGATGGCGCGGCGCAGAGTGTCTTCTCGGGATCCGACGGTTTGCGGGTTGGCGCCGTGTTGGCGATTTTTGCGCGCGGAGCCGGCGCCTGGATCGCAGGCTCCAAGGGCTTGCAGTGGTTTGATGGAAACCGGCTTCGCGATGTCGGCCCGGCTGAAGGCGGCCCGTTCGGTAGCGTCTCCGGCGTCGTCGAAGAGCCCAACGGCGCGCTCTGGCTCAATGAGTATCGGGGGATCATTCGAATCGCGCCCGCGGCGGTTGCCCAATTGAAGGCTGGGGCCGCCACTGCCGAATACTCCGTTCTCGACAGTTACGACGGCCTGCCTGGCGCGACGCAGCAATCGCAGCCTTATCCCACGCTGATCCGTTCGAACGATGGGAAACTCTGGTTCGGCTCCAGCGCAGGGCCCGTTACCGTCGACCCTAACGATATGCCCCGGAATCCGCTGCCTCCGCCGGTAACGGTTCGCTCCGTTGTTGCGAATGGAAAGCGCTACGACTCCTTCGCGAATCTGCGGCTGCCGGCGCTCACGCGCGACCTGGACATCTCCTACACCGCGTTGAGTTTTACAGTGCCTGAACGGGTCCGCTTCCGTTACCGGCTCGATGGCTTGGACAACAGTTGGCGCGAGGCGGGGACGAGGCGGCGGGCCTTCTATACCAACCTCGGACCGGGCGAATATCAGTTCCGCGTCAGGGCGTGCAATAACGATGGAGTTTGGAGCGAAGCCGACACGGTTGCCGCGTTCCGCATCGATGCCGCCTTCTACCAGACCGCCTGGTTCCAGGTTCTCAGCTACGCAACAGGATTGGCCCTCTTGTGGCTGCTGTACCGGCTGCGATTGCGGCAGGCGACTGCTGAAGTCCAAAGCCGGCTGGAGGGACGGACCGCGGAACGCGAGCGGATCGCGCGCGAACTGCACGACACCCTGTTGCAAAGCTTCCAGGGGCTGATGCTCCGCCTCCAGTTGGTGGAAGATCTGCTCCCTCCGGGCAAGGCAAAGGAGCAGTTGGAACAGAGTCTGCAGCGGGCCGATCAGGCGATCGCCGAGGGACGGCGCGCGGTCTCGGAACTTCGCTTCTCCGCAGTGGCTGGCAATGACTTGGCCGAGGCGCTACGCCTGGCTGCCCGTGAATTGATCGGTGAGCATCCAGTGAAGTTCGGCCTGCTGGTGGAAGGCAGCGTTCGCGACCTCCATCCGATCATCCGCGACGAGCTTTATCGCATCGGATGCGAGGCTCTGAGGAACGCCTTCCGTCATGCACAGGCGCGCAAGATTGAGGCCGAGATTACATACGGCGACCGGCTCTTCCGCTTGCGTATTCGCGATGATGGCGCAGGCATCCCAGCCGACTTTCTCTCAGGGGGCCGCTCAGGCCACTACGGCTTGACTGGTATGCGGGAACGGGCCCGGCAGGCGGGCGGTAATCTGGAAATATGGAGCGGCGACGGGAGGGGGACTGAGGTCGAGGTTAGCATTCCGGGCGCCATCGCCTATCGCAGTTCGAGCGACGGCTCGCGTTTTAAGCAGTTTCGCAAAATAACGAGGTAA
- the egtB gene encoding ergothioneine biosynthesis protein EgtB, translating to MTRSIAAGIPAEDQMVQSCPDASPMKWHQAHTTWFFETFVLRPYLAGYRPLREEFRWLFNSYYNSLGEEAPEKHLRASLSRPSLEEVTAFRSHVDAAMENLLANSMNDEAARRVVLGLNHEQQHQELMLTDIKHAFFSNPLRPAYRAIRLTEACNVAPSEFRWHRFHEGVTEIGYQLDAANCLDFCFDNEAPRHKVYLESFGIANRAVTCREYLEFMADNAYTRPECWLSEGWETVRKQAWRAPLYWERDATDSTGWRIFTLRGWHPLSTLLDTPVCHVSFFEADAFARWRGCRLPSEAEWELAAKGSQIRGNLLESGRFQPAAAPGEGMDQLFGDCWEWTASPYTGYPGYMPLPGALGEYNGKFMSGQMILRGGSCVTPESHLRATYRNFFHPATRWQFTGIRLAA from the coding sequence ATGACTCGCTCGATCGCAGCAGGAATCCCGGCTGAAGATCAGATGGTGCAATCCTGCCCGGATGCCAGCCCGATGAAGTGGCACCAGGCGCACACGACATGGTTCTTCGAAACGTTTGTGCTGCGCCCTTATCTTGCGGGCTACAGGCCTCTTCGCGAGGAGTTCCGCTGGCTTTTCAACAGCTATTACAACTCTCTCGGCGAGGAGGCGCCGGAAAAGCATCTGCGCGCTTCGTTGTCGCGTCCGTCGCTGGAGGAGGTCACGGCTTTTCGCAGTCATGTTGATGCCGCCATGGAGAACCTGCTGGCGAACAGCATGAATGACGAAGCTGCACGAAGAGTGGTTTTGGGCCTCAATCACGAGCAGCAACACCAGGAATTAATGCTTACCGACATTAAGCATGCATTCTTCTCGAATCCACTTCGTCCGGCTTACCGCGCCATCCGGCTGACTGAGGCATGCAACGTAGCGCCCTCCGAGTTCAGGTGGCACCGCTTCCATGAGGGGGTGACTGAGATTGGTTACCAGCTGGATGCGGCGAACTGCCTCGACTTCTGCTTCGATAACGAAGCTCCGCGCCACAAGGTGTACCTGGAGTCCTTTGGGATCGCAAACCGCGCCGTCACCTGCCGTGAGTATCTGGAGTTCATGGCGGACAACGCCTACACGCGTCCGGAGTGCTGGCTCTCCGAGGGCTGGGAAACGGTGAGGAAGCAGGCATGGAGGGCTCCACTGTATTGGGAGCGCGATGCCACAGACAGCACTGGCTGGCGCATCTTCACCCTTCGGGGTTGGCATCCGCTTTCCACGTTGCTGGATACGCCCGTGTGCCATGTGAGTTTCTTTGAGGCCGATGCATTCGCGCGCTGGAGAGGCTGCCGGCTTCCCAGCGAAGCGGAATGGGAGCTTGCGGCCAAAGGAAGTCAGATTCGGGGGAATCTGCTCGAGAGCGGAAGGTTCCAGCCCGCCGCCGCGCCCGGCGAGGGAATGGACCAACTCTTTGGTGACTGCTGGGAGTGGACCGCAAGCCCTTATACGGGCTATCCGGGCTACATGCCCCTGCCGGGCGCACTGGGCGAATACAACGGCAAATTTATGTCCGGCCAGATGATTCTGCGCGGGGGGTCCTGCGTCACGCCCGAGAGTCACTTGCGCGCGACCTACCGTAATTTCTTCCACCCGGCGACGCGATGGCAGTTCACAGGAATACGTTTGGCCGCATAA
- a CDS encoding nuclear transport factor 2 family protein, giving the protein MQDETIRAALDRHWQASAVGDANAEHEIYDEDAVCDYPQSGERIVGRANLQALRSHHPGKPSGFHIHRILGQGDLWVTEYTIDYQGRSACTVSIMEFRDGKAVHETQYFADPFEAPAWRHQWVQRMK; this is encoded by the coding sequence ATGCAGGACGAGACGATCCGTGCGGCTCTGGATAGGCACTGGCAGGCGTCGGCGGTGGGCGATGCAAACGCCGAACACGAGATTTACGACGAAGATGCCGTCTGTGATTACCCTCAGTCCGGCGAACGGATTGTCGGGCGCGCCAATCTGCAGGCATTGCGGAGCCATCACCCGGGCAAGCCGTCTGGCTTCCATATTCACCGGATTCTCGGGCAAGGTGACCTCTGGGTCACGGAATACACAATCGACTACCAGGGGCGCTCAGCTTGCACAGTCAGCATCATGGAGTTCCGGGACGGCAAGGCCGTCCACGAGACACAGTATTTCGCTGATCCCTTCGAAGCGCCGGCCTGGCGCCATCAATGGGTTCAGCGGATGAAGTGA
- a CDS encoding aldo/keto reductase — protein sequence MIDSPDFRTKRLPLHHGFGQMPALGFGTLIPDAAGTISATRDALDAGFRHFDCAERYRNEREVGEALQAGLAAGGIARADLFVTTKLWNTNHRPERVAPAFEASLARLGLTYLDLYLSHTPFAFQPGEEQDPRDADGNILYDRGVTLLDTWRAMETLVDSGRCRAIGLSDITLEGLLPLYESARIKPAVVQVEAHPYLPETELLQFCRQNNIVFLAFAPLGHGIRPGPLEDPVVSAVAARVGKTPAQVLLAWAVQRGTALLTTPRTAARARENFDIAPLPEDAMDEIARIQTRQRFNEVVRTGSPGFIPKGR from the coding sequence ATGATCGACTCTCCTGATTTCCGCACCAAGAGACTCCCGCTCCACCATGGATTCGGCCAAATGCCCGCACTCGGCTTTGGCACCCTGATCCCGGATGCAGCCGGGACGATCAGCGCGACCAGGGACGCTCTGGACGCCGGATTCCGGCACTTCGATTGTGCGGAACGATACCGCAATGAGCGCGAGGTGGGCGAAGCGCTACAGGCAGGACTCGCCGCTGGGGGGATTGCCCGGGCAGACCTCTTCGTCACCACCAAACTGTGGAACACGAATCACAGGCCGGAGCGCGTCGCGCCCGCTTTCGAAGCGAGTCTGGCCCGGCTCGGGCTCACTTACCTGGATCTCTATCTCAGCCACACTCCCTTTGCCTTTCAACCAGGAGAGGAGCAGGACCCGCGCGACGCAGACGGCAACATCCTCTACGACCGCGGAGTAACTCTTCTCGATACCTGGCGGGCGATGGAGACTCTTGTGGACAGTGGCCGCTGCCGGGCCATCGGACTCTCTGACATCACCTTGGAAGGACTGCTGCCCCTCTACGAGTCAGCCAGAATCAAGCCTGCTGTGGTCCAGGTGGAAGCCCATCCCTATCTGCCGGAAACGGAGCTTCTGCAATTCTGCCGGCAGAACAACATCGTGTTCCTTGCCTTTGCGCCATTGGGCCACGGAATCCGGCCCGGGCCGCTGGAAGATCCGGTCGTTTCCGCAGTTGCCGCACGAGTGGGGAAGACGCCGGCTCAGGTTCTGTTGGCTTGGGCGGTGCAGCGCGGCACGGCTCTGCTGACCACCCCCAGAACCGCGGCCCGCGCGCGGGAGAACTTCGACATCGCCCCTCTTCCGGAGGACGCCATGGACGAAATCGCTCGAATTCAAACCCGGCAGAGATTCAATGAAGTGGTGCGGACTGGCAGCCCCGGCTTCATTCCCAAAGGTAGATGA
- a CDS encoding spinster family MFS transporter: MQPEGATSGSRAWIALGMLTFVYVLNFLSRQLPSILASKIQESLHVSDAELGLIGGLYFALFYCGISVPVARLADRTNRSLVLTAACAVWSAATMFCGTAGSYLQFVAGYMTVGFGEAGGVPPSYSIICDYFPTGRRGTALGVFNFGPALGAALGIAFGASIAAAYSWRYAFLFLGGAGVLTAIAIPFVIHEPRRGALDGLANRPLSSARTSFGESLRLFFSRRSLLLAGLAAGANQLVTYGLSNFSVLFLMREKGMTLREVAVWYSLTVVIAMGASMFVCGRIIDRFARRTKLAYALAPAISLSLAIPWYLAFVWAPAWRLALPLLAVTIFLNYFYLSAMVTLVQEQVRADQRVMSGALLLLVMNFIGLGLGPTYVGSISQFFRATHPQNSLQIALYALTPFYLVAVFLFLMLARVLRRESAASGETAP, encoded by the coding sequence ATGCAGCCAGAGGGTGCCACTTCCGGATCACGCGCCTGGATTGCGCTGGGCATGCTCACCTTCGTCTATGTCCTGAATTTCCTCTCGCGACAGCTTCCGTCCATCCTGGCCAGTAAGATCCAGGAGAGCCTGCACGTCTCCGACGCCGAGTTGGGCCTGATCGGTGGTCTCTATTTCGCCCTGTTCTATTGCGGCATCTCGGTGCCCGTTGCGCGGCTCGCCGACCGGACCAACCGCTCCCTGGTGCTGACGGCCGCCTGCGCGGTGTGGAGCGCGGCCACCATGTTTTGCGGCACCGCCGGCAGCTACCTCCAGTTCGTGGCTGGGTATATGACTGTTGGCTTCGGCGAAGCGGGCGGGGTGCCTCCCTCGTACTCCATCATCTGCGACTACTTTCCCACCGGCCGCCGGGGCACCGCGCTGGGGGTGTTCAACTTCGGCCCGGCATTGGGCGCGGCACTCGGTATCGCCTTTGGCGCCTCCATCGCCGCCGCGTACAGTTGGCGGTATGCCTTCCTCTTCCTGGGTGGCGCCGGTGTTCTCACCGCCATCGCTATCCCGTTCGTGATCCACGAACCCCGCCGCGGCGCCCTGGATGGCCTCGCAAACCGGCCGCTGTCCTCCGCCCGGACCAGCTTCGGGGAGAGCCTGCGGCTGTTCTTCTCGCGGCGTTCGCTGCTGCTCGCCGGGCTGGCCGCCGGCGCCAACCAACTGGTCACCTATGGACTCAGCAACTTCTCCGTCCTTTTTCTGATGCGCGAAAAAGGCATGACCCTGCGGGAAGTCGCCGTCTGGTACTCGTTGACCGTCGTGATCGCCATGGGGGCCAGCATGTTCGTCTGCGGCCGCATCATCGACCGGTTTGCGCGGCGCACGAAACTGGCCTACGCCCTGGCTCCCGCCATATCGCTAAGCCTGGCGATCCCGTGGTATCTCGCGTTCGTCTGGGCGCCCGCCTGGCGCCTCGCCCTCCCCCTGCTGGCCGTCACGATCTTCCTGAACTACTTCTATCTCTCGGCGATGGTGACGCTGGTCCAGGAGCAGGTGCGCGCGGATCAGCGCGTCATGTCGGGCGCATTGCTGCTGCTGGTGATGAACTTCATCGGGCTCGGGCTGGGCCCCACCTATGTGGGCAGCATCAGCCAGTTCTTTCGTGCCACGCATCCGCAGAACTCGCTGCAGATTGCCCTCTACGCCCTCACGCCGTTCTATCTCGTCGCCGTGTTTCTGTTCCTGATGCTGGCCCGCGTGCTTCGAAGAGAGAGTGCTGCTTCCGGAGAAACTGCCCCATGA
- a CDS encoding redoxin domain-containing protein: MRQDLVPGAVFPDYQLPDHTDIPRKLSRLQGDDPLILTLARGHYCPKEHQQHRDLVAFYPKIAVGYTRIVTISTDDHHTLQEFRASLGAQWSFLSDPGRIIQKDLDIAEYTDPEHNPMIPHTFVLKPGLIIHSIYNGYWFWGRPSVTDLWHDLRTVSSEIRPDWDLSAPGLREAWNAGDFSAFHGLNRAAKKV; the protein is encoded by the coding sequence ATGCGCCAGGACCTCGTCCCCGGAGCCGTTTTTCCCGACTACCAGTTGCCCGACCACACGGACATACCTCGCAAGCTCAGCAGACTCCAAGGCGATGATCCGTTGATCCTGACCCTGGCCCGCGGCCACTACTGCCCGAAGGAGCACCAGCAGCATCGGGATCTTGTCGCCTTCTATCCCAAGATCGCTGTTGGTTACACCAGGATCGTCACCATCTCCACCGATGATCACCACACACTTCAGGAGTTCCGCGCGTCGCTCGGCGCGCAGTGGAGCTTCCTCTCTGATCCCGGCAGAATCATTCAAAAGGACCTGGACATAGCGGAGTACACTGACCCCGAGCACAATCCGATGATTCCGCACACGTTCGTGCTCAAGCCGGGGCTCATCATCCACAGCATCTACAACGGCTATTGGTTCTGGGGCCGGCCTTCTGTCACCGACCTCTGGCACGACCTGCGCACCGTTTCCAGCGAGATCCGCCCAGACTGGGACTTGAGTGCCCCCGGACTCCGTGAGGCCTGGAACGCGGGCGACTTCTCGGCCTTTCATGGCTTGAACCGGGCTGCGAAGAAGGTGTAG
- a CDS encoding response regulator transcription factor, with amino-acid sequence MIRVLSVDDHPLLLEGIAGLLSIQPDMELAAEACNGREAVELFRRHRPDITLMDLQMPEMDGIDATSAICSEFPGSCIIVLTTYVGDIQVKRAIQAGARAYLLKGLLRKELIETIRAVHAGHKRMSPEVAAEIAEHSSDDSLTGREVDVLRLIAGGNANKEIAARLSITEETVKGYVKNVLAKLCAKDRTHAVTIGLKRGIIDL; translated from the coding sequence GTGATTCGAGTTCTCTCTGTAGACGACCACCCGCTACTCCTCGAAGGCATTGCTGGGCTGCTGAGTATTCAACCGGACATGGAATTGGCGGCCGAGGCGTGCAATGGCCGGGAAGCGGTTGAACTATTCCGCCGGCATCGCCCCGACATCACGTTGATGGACCTGCAAATGCCGGAAATGGATGGCATCGATGCAACCAGTGCGATTTGCAGCGAATTCCCAGGTTCGTGCATCATCGTCCTCACCACCTACGTGGGTGATATCCAGGTGAAACGGGCCATCCAGGCAGGCGCGCGCGCCTATCTGCTGAAAGGGCTGCTGCGCAAGGAGTTGATTGAAACCATCCGCGCCGTGCACGCGGGACACAAACGGATGTCGCCGGAAGTGGCGGCGGAAATCGCCGAGCATTCCAGCGATGACTCCCTTACGGGGCGGGAGGTCGATGTGCTGCGCCTGATCGCCGGCGGCAACGCGAACAAAGAGATCGCCGCGCGCCTCTCCATCACCGAGGAAACCGTCAAAGGCTATGTCAAGAACGTTCTCGCGAAACTCTGCGCCAAGGATCGGACGCACGCCGTCACCATTGGCCTGAAGCGCGGGATCATTGATCTGTAG
- the egtD gene encoding L-histidine N(alpha)-methyltransferase: MDTATDLRIIESNSLAPLDSREALIGEVLRGLRKRPRSLVPWMLYDCEGSRLFECITTLPEYYPTRTERGILARHAEAIVTATGADYSRPLRLLELGAGTAAKTGILLSAAIRLCGQVVYFPVDVSSDALEAACDSIGCMCPGVRLEPMVANYVTHPPRLERFNGTTLAMYIGSSIGNFPPAEARTILRNLRSQLRAGDALLLGTDLVKDEATLLRAYDDEAGVTAAFNLNLLHRLNRELGANFDTGCFRHRARWNGRASRIEMHLESTCDQSVEIPDAGLSLRFAALETIHTESSYKFTQETLDSLLEDAGFTVDRTWTDPRQWYALTLAGVS, from the coding sequence ATGGATACCGCGACCGATCTACGGATCATCGAGTCGAACAGCCTGGCGCCGCTGGACTCGCGCGAGGCGCTGATTGGTGAGGTTTTGCGCGGCCTGCGCAAACGCCCGCGTTCATTAGTTCCGTGGATGCTCTACGATTGCGAGGGCTCACGGCTCTTCGAATGCATCACAACGCTGCCGGAATACTATCCCACCCGGACCGAGCGCGGCATTCTGGCGCGTCATGCGGAAGCGATCGTCACGGCGACCGGCGCTGACTACTCCCGGCCCTTGCGGTTGCTGGAACTGGGCGCGGGGACGGCCGCCAAGACCGGGATTCTGTTGAGCGCCGCAATCCGCTTGTGTGGCCAAGTGGTCTATTTTCCGGTGGATGTTTCATCAGATGCGCTCGAGGCGGCCTGCGACAGTATCGGCTGCATGTGCCCGGGTGTGCGATTGGAGCCCATGGTGGCCAACTATGTCACGCACCCGCCGAGACTCGAACGATTCAATGGCACTACGCTGGCGATGTACATCGGTTCGAGCATCGGGAATTTCCCGCCGGCGGAAGCCCGCACGATCCTGCGCAATCTGAGGTCTCAGCTCAGAGCCGGCGATGCGTTGCTGTTGGGCACAGACCTGGTCAAAGACGAGGCGACCCTACTGCGGGCGTATGACGACGAAGCCGGTGTTACCGCGGCGTTCAACCTGAACCTGCTGCATCGCCTCAACCGCGAACTGGGTGCGAACTTCGATACCGGCTGCTTCCGGCACCGTGCGCGGTGGAATGGCCGGGCGTCGCGCATCGAGATGCACCTGGAGAGCACGTGTGACCAGTCTGTTGAGATCCCCGACGCTGGACTCAGCCTGCGCTTCGCAGCCCTTGAAACCATCCACACCGAGAGCAGCTACAAGTTCACGCAGGAGACGCTCGATTCCCTGTTGGAGGATGCCGGCTTCACGGTTGACCGGACTTGGACCGATCCGCGGCAGTGGTATGCGCTCACACTCGCGGGGGTGAGCTGA
- a CDS encoding sigma-54 interaction domain-containing protein: MLSKLDPVTHSDEKIVGHSAALRSVLEQVAIIAKADSVTLIQGETGTGKEVIARAIHEQSYRSRGPFVTLNCAAIPGALLESELFGHERGAFTGAVTQTKGRFQQADGGTLFLDEIGDLPLELQPKLLRALQEQEFERLGSAHTIRVDVRVVAATNQDLAQLVSARQFRADLYYRLNVIPIYLPPLRERTEDIPELAEHFVRKYATRLGKPMESVPEEVLEFLKYHDWPGNIRELQNFIERAVVMSQTSVLRPPLAELKQMRRKTPAESDTRTFAEAERDHILAVLNQTGWLIGGRGGAAAALGLPRTTLVYKMKRLGIETRKAYKRPQLLSPLPVARREMAAAMAGAL; the protein is encoded by the coding sequence GTGTTGAGCAAACTGGACCCTGTCACCCATTCTGACGAGAAAATCGTTGGTCATAGTGCGGCACTGCGAAGTGTACTGGAGCAGGTCGCAATTATCGCGAAAGCCGATTCCGTAACGCTGATCCAGGGCGAGACGGGCACCGGCAAAGAAGTGATCGCCCGCGCGATCCACGAACAGAGTTACCGCAGCCGAGGTCCTTTCGTCACGCTAAACTGTGCGGCGATCCCGGGCGCCCTGCTGGAGAGCGAACTGTTTGGACATGAGAGGGGCGCCTTCACCGGGGCGGTCACCCAAACCAAGGGGCGATTCCAGCAGGCCGACGGTGGCACACTCTTTCTCGACGAAATTGGCGACCTCCCGCTGGAACTGCAGCCCAAGCTGTTGCGCGCCCTCCAGGAACAGGAGTTCGAGCGGCTGGGCAGCGCGCACACCATTCGAGTCGACGTTCGCGTCGTCGCGGCGACGAACCAGGATCTTGCACAACTGGTGTCGGCCCGGCAGTTCCGCGCGGATCTCTACTACCGGTTGAACGTGATTCCCATCTACCTTCCGCCGCTACGCGAGCGGACCGAGGACATTCCGGAGCTGGCCGAACACTTTGTCCGTAAGTACGCGACGCGCCTCGGCAAGCCGATGGAAAGCGTTCCGGAAGAAGTGCTGGAGTTCCTCAAGTACCACGACTGGCCTGGCAACATTCGCGAACTACAGAACTTCATTGAGCGCGCTGTCGTCATGTCGCAGACGTCCGTCCTGCGTCCGCCTCTGGCAGAACTCAAACAGATGAGGCGGAAGACACCGGCGGAATCTGACACGCGCACATTTGCCGAAGCCGAAAGGGACCACATTCTGGCGGTCCTCAACCAGACCGGGTGGTTGATTGGAGGTCGTGGAGGCGCCGCCGCAGCTCTTGGATTGCCGCGAACCACCCTGGTCTACAAAATGAAGAGACTGGGCATCGAGACTCGCAAGGCGTACAAGCGGCCTCAGCTACTCAGTCCGCTGCCCGTGGCTCGACGTGAGATGGCGGCCGCGATGGCGGGTGCGCTCTGA